Proteins from one Longimicrobiaceae bacterium genomic window:
- a CDS encoding altronate dehydratase family protein: protein MAKPLAVQVHPTDNVAVLVAALPAGAEIEVAGSTVVLREDVGAGHKVALAPLRAGETVVKYGFPIGLTTADVEQGVWVHSHNLKTHLEGVLDYSYAPVAQPSPAVSAMPTFMGYRRSDGRVGTRNEVWIVNTVGCVNTAADRIARAAAERYAGRVDGVHSFSHPYGCSQLGDDLQNTRAVLAGLIRHPNAGGVLVLGLGCENNQMDELLAQAPDVDRNRLRFFNTQDVVDEVEEGVDLVGELVAAMEGDRRVEVPASELVIGNKCGGSDGFSGITANPLVGRVADKLTGLGGGVILTEVPEMFGAEQVLMNRAASEEVFGGVVSMVNDFKDYFIRHGQPIYENPSPGNKAGGLTTLEEKSLGAIQKGGRATVSRVLRYGQPAAPGGLSLLEAPGNDGVSCTAMVASGATVLLFTTGRGTPLGFPVPTMKVSSNSAIAEKKPHWIDFNAGALLDGDATLDGLADELFARVLDVASGRELTNNEKNGYREIAIWKEGVTL, encoded by the coding sequence ATGGCGAAGCCGCTGGCGGTGCAGGTGCACCCGACCGACAACGTAGCCGTCCTCGTCGCCGCGCTGCCCGCGGGCGCCGAGATCGAAGTGGCGGGCAGCACCGTCGTCCTGCGCGAGGACGTGGGCGCGGGCCACAAGGTCGCGCTCGCGCCCCTCCGCGCGGGCGAGACCGTGGTGAAGTACGGCTTTCCCATCGGCTTGACGACGGCGGACGTGGAGCAGGGCGTGTGGGTCCACTCCCACAACCTGAAGACGCACCTGGAAGGCGTGCTCGACTACTCGTATGCGCCGGTCGCGCAGCCGTCGCCAGCCGTCTCCGCCATGCCCACGTTCATGGGCTATCGGCGTTCCGACGGCCGCGTGGGGACGCGCAACGAGGTGTGGATCGTCAACACGGTCGGCTGCGTGAACACCGCCGCGGACCGCATCGCGCGGGCGGCGGCGGAGCGGTACGCGGGGCGGGTGGACGGCGTGCACTCCTTCTCGCACCCGTACGGATGCAGCCAGCTCGGCGACGACCTGCAGAACACGCGCGCCGTGCTGGCCGGCCTCATCCGCCACCCCAACGCGGGCGGCGTGCTGGTCCTCGGGCTCGGCTGCGAGAACAACCAGATGGACGAGCTGCTCGCCCAGGCGCCCGACGTGGACCGCAATCGCCTGCGCTTCTTCAACACGCAGGACGTGGTGGACGAGGTCGAGGAAGGCGTGGACCTCGTCGGCGAGCTGGTGGCCGCGATGGAAGGTGACCGTCGCGTGGAGGTGCCCGCGAGCGAGCTGGTGATCGGCAACAAGTGCGGCGGCTCCGACGGCTTCAGCGGCATCACCGCGAACCCGCTCGTGGGCCGCGTGGCGGACAAGTTGACGGGGCTGGGCGGCGGCGTGATCCTCACCGAGGTGCCGGAGATGTTCGGCGCCGAGCAGGTGCTGATGAACCGCGCGGCCAGCGAGGAAGTGTTCGGCGGCGTCGTGAGCATGGTGAACGACTTCAAGGACTACTTCATCCGCCACGGGCAACCCATCTACGAGAACCCGTCGCCGGGCAACAAGGCGGGCGGGCTGACCACGCTGGAGGAGAAGTCGCTGGGCGCGATCCAGAAGGGCGGCCGCGCCACGGTGAGCCGCGTGCTGCGCTACGGCCAGCCCGCCGCGCCGGGAGGCCTGTCGCTGCTTGAAGCGCCGGGCAACGACGGCGTGTCGTGCACCGCGATGGTGGCGAGCGGTGCCACGGTGCTTCTCTTCACCACCGGCCGGGGGACGCCGCTCGGCTTCCCGGTGCCGACGATGAAGGTCTCGTCCAACAGCGCCATCGCGGAGAAGAAGCCGCACTGGATCGACTTCAACGCCGGCGCGCTGCTGGACGGCGACGCCACGCTGGACGGCCTGGCGGACGAGCTGTTCGCCCGCGTCCTGGACGTCGCCAGCGGGCGCGAGCTCACGAACAACGAGAAGAACGGCTACCGCGAGATCGCCATCTGGAAGGAAGGCGTGACGCTGTGA